gagggagggagggagggagggagggagggagggagggagggagggagaggggaggagggagggagggagggagggaggagggagagaggagagggaggagggagggagggagggaggtaggagggagagaggagagggagggagggaagtgaGGAAGACAGGAAGGATGTAAAGCGAGAAAGAATGAAGGGAGGAAAGCCAAATGCTGTATTATTTCATAAATAGTCTTTTGAGTGTCAGCAGGTTCCGCGGTGTGGATCTATAGGAGCAGTGGCCTCACCAGGAGAACCACAGACACCAGACCCCTATCTCCCCCTTCATGACGAGGAGGACCACACAGGAGCAGGTGGTTACAGCTGCTTCTCCTGGAAGAGGATCTGAGCGTACACAGTGTCTGCGTTGGTGTccatggtggtgatgatggtggaggtggtgctgcagggggcgggggtgggggtgggggtctcgGCCGGGCCTGTCGGGGGGGCGACTGGGGGCTCAGGGCGCGGTCTGACCAGCTCCAACTCTGCGTACGTCAGACTGTCCTCCTGGTAGTAGTCtctctgctggggggggggggggcatatagagagagagagagagagagagagagagagagagagagagagagagagagagagagagagagagagagagagagagagagagagagagagagagagagagagagaggggaatgggagatagacagagagagagagacaaagggtcagagagagagagagagagagagagagagagagagagagagcagacagagagagagagagagagagagaggggaatgggagatagacagagagagagagacaaagggtcagagagagagagagagggagtgagacagagagaatgtgagaaagagagatatatTAAAAGAGAGataggagatagagggagaaggagagagagataaaggaaagagataggagagaggagtgggagagagggaaaaggagagagatagaaccagagagccagagaaaggagagagagggagggagagggagagagacagaaacagagagagaaggtcaCGGTGATAAGAAGAGACGGGGGAGAAATGTTCAACATCAGAACATAAACATTTATTCTGTCCCTGTGGAAAGAATGTTCATAATGATAGTCTTGTTTTCAGACCTTTCTGTTTTACCACTGCTGCCTTCAATATAACAGGGGTGTTACTTCATTATGTTCCAGTACTTGCAGAGAAAGAGTTCTTTGAGAAGAAGCGCGTGCCCAACGGGTTACAATTAAACAGTGAACCAACATGCATGTGGTGGGAGAAGAGAATTCTAACCACATACAATCAGAGCCCTTGATTTAAAAGACAATGAGAGGGTACTTCAACACAACTCCTTGTGTGACAAATTCATCGCATTGAGTTCCCCAATGCTACATGAAACTAAATCGTTCGCATAAGAAACATATCGTATCATACATTTATAGCCCAGAGATTGAATCCTGAATCTGCGTTGTTTAAAGTGTGCAACTTAGTGAGCAGTCCTATGCAGGCATCGTTTCGTGCAGAGGTTTCCGATTGGCTGATGGTGTGGGTGAAGGATGGTCTTACAGGGGTGGACCTCCTGGTTTGGTTCTTTAGTCTTCTGGGCTTGCGAGGTTTCTGTTGAGCCTCAGGAACTGGAACACACAGAACCCACGTCAACATACAAACAGCCGCCTTCAGGGGATGACTGCGGCGGAGTGAAATGCCAACCGTCATTTGCTTGTGTTGAATAGAATATGCAATAATATATAAGGTTACGCGTCAATGCACTTCATTCCACCTTCTGGAGCCTGTGTTGACTTTAATCCTCTCAGTTGTTCTGCTGTATTATTCTAACAGTTTCTCTCCCATTCAAACATTCCAGCAGCTCACTGCCAATCTGGACTTTTCCATAACCATACTGTCTGGGTGGAGGACTACAATTACATTAGGCTGGGGATATTGCATGTCATTCCATTCCTCCTATGGACCACTTGAGTCGACGTTCAGTCGTTTCCCTTGGACGAGCAGCGCAGAATATAAAACCACTGTGTTTCTTTTAGCCTTATCGACAGCTACGTTGACCTCTCGGGCCGTAACCTCGGACACCCGATCCCTGCTTCTACTCCAGCCGCCATCAATCAGACGAGCGGCGGCGCTCACTGCTATCGGAGTTAAGATGAAACCAGCGTCGGACGGTGAAGTGCATTTGACCCTTTGACCTTTGGGCAGCCTGTgtggcgggggcggcggggggtccTCCGCCTTGGGGGGCATCTGTCCCGCGGCTGCTTTGGGCCGCGCCCGGCTGCGGGGAGGGCGTAGCGACTCCTTCCTCTGGGCTCggggagaggagctggaggagcaggtggagtcaGTCACCGTCTCCCCGGAGCTGCGGAGACAGAGGCGGGAGGCCGTCAGCGAGGGGGACGCAGCGCAGCAGGGTGGGGTTGAGTCGACGCTTCAGGTGGAACACCTGGATGGATTGACGGGGCCACTCACCTGCTCTCTGGGCACTTGACCAGTAGGTAGCTGGCtgtagggggagaggagagggggcggTCAACAACGGTCAGCATAAGGCACCTTTTATTAGCAGCCAGACTTAAGTCagttgctttggatagaagTGCATGTTTAATCACCACATCTGAACGCCTTTCCCCTGTCCCCTTCAACCCAAGTGTCTGTCTTCAGCGTCCgtaaaacaaaccaaaaggTCCCATCAAATATAATAAGTAACGCAGGGAGTGGGATGGTCCAgtcagcaggaggagaggagaggaggagatgaggagaggaggaggaggagaggaggaggaggagaggaggagaggaggaggagaggaggagaggaggagaggaggagaggaggaggaggagaggaggaggaggagaggaggagaggaggaggagaggaggagaggaggaggagaggaggaggagaggaggagaggaggaggagaggaggaggaagaggaggagaggaggaggaggagaggaggaggagaggagaggagaggaggaggagaggaggaggaggaggaggaggaggaggagaggaggaggagaagaggaggaggaggaggagaggaggaggaggaggaggaggaggaggaggaggaggaggaggggaggagaggaggagaggagaggaggagaggaggaggagaggaggggaggaggagccgtaCCTTTGAGTCTATGCCTCCTCCTAAGGAGGTGCTGGCATCCCAGGACCAGCGTGAACAGGAAGATGGAGAGGAGCCCCAGGCAGCATATCAGCACGGCACACAGATACAAGtctgaagtacacacacacacacacacacacacacacacacacacacacacacacacacacacacacacacacacacacacacacacacacacaccacacacacacacacactcaggtcaACGGCCACGCCACACTATGCAGTTCATCCTgaatgcaccaacacacacagcggtCTAAGACGTGGGTGTTCAATGAAGCAGGTGTGGGAGGGCGAGCCGGGTCCTACCTGAGACCAGGCGCAGCATCCCGTCTCCACTgccctcctcctggggggggcGCACTGTGGACCAACCATCCGATCAGTGGTTACACGTTACAgtgaagggctgattatggttccgcgttcacgcaacgcaacgaCCGCGCAGACGCTTCGGCGCAGTCCAGAACCTTtgtggttctgcgtcgggttttagcgagcggcccaatcacagccctcgctgctgcgtcgcctcgacggaaggttacaatttttgggagccGCATGTCCGGCCCTTGCGCTGGACGCAAGAAGGGTCCGCAAGGGCGTAAGGGGTCCGTCACCCCCTTaggttgcgtgaacgtgggaccataatcatcCCTCATTCGTTTACATTAGGTCATGCAGTGATAGGCATCCACAAACAGTTGATTAACAGTGAGATAATGTGTCTAGTAATCACGTTCTAATGGTGTTACTGTTGACTCATTGTGCTCATGtaatttatacattatttaatagggttaggcctaaccctcaccctaacctacCAACCCGTACCACTACACAGATGCTAAATAATAATGCTTACATCTGCATTAACTTGTGTTAACTAATTGACCCttgttgtaaagtgttaccgatTAAATGTATAACAGCATGTCAGGGACAGAAGAAGAGCATCCAAGTTAAGGTTTCTTTTTGTAAATGAGTGATTTAtggcaaaaacaaacataaactaaCCAGACAACCCCACCCCATAGGTTAACATGAATACCATGGATACCACAACTGTACATAAAGCataggctcacacacacacga
Above is a window of Gadus morhua chromosome 15, gadMor3.0, whole genome shotgun sequence DNA encoding:
- the vstm4a gene encoding V-set and transmembrane domain-containing protein 4a isoform X1, which encodes MCVCVCACMCMHTQTQTLRHECLHACAFAPAEVCDALNVTVVPGPVAMVTERDNLTLSCRVSQRKRASGVLVLRWFFSPAGAVPPPSSSSPSPPPPPPPSPQPSPSSPSSSSEVLIVRMGIKKMKQYGNYSRRFPQPKFLLQEEPAGGEVFRLLVLNVTAGDQGVYSCRVQEIRRHRNIWRASSNGTGSTTLAVRPPQEEGSGDGMLRLVSDLYLCAVLICCLGLLSIFLFTLVLGCQHLLRRRHRLKASYLLVKCPESSSGETVTDSTCSSSSSPRAQRKESLRPPRSRARPKAAAGQMPPKAEDPPPPPPHRLPKVPEAQQKPRKPRRLKNQTRRSTPQRDYYQEDSLTYAELELVRPRPEPPVAPPTGPAETPTPTPAPCSTTSTIITTMDTNADTVYAQILFQEKQL
- the vstm4a gene encoding V-set and transmembrane domain-containing protein 4a isoform X3; the protein is MYFSLVALVLTKALLTEVCDALNVTVVPGPVAMVTERDNLTLSCRVSQRKRASGVLVLRWFFSPAGAVPPPSSSSPSPPPPPPPSPQPSPSSPSSSSEVLIVRMGIKKMKQYGNYSRRFPQPKFLLQEEPAGGEVFRLLVLNVTAGDQGVYSCRVQEIRRHRNIWRASSNGTGSTTLAVRPPQEEGSGDGMLRLVSDLYLCAVLICCLGLLSIFLFTLVLGCQHLLRRRHRLKASYLLVKCPESSSGETVTDSTCSSSSSPRAQRKESLRPPRSRARPKAAAGQMPPKAEDPPPPPPHRLPKVPEAQQKPRKPRRLKNQTRRSTPQRDYYQEDSLTYAELELVRPRPEPPVAPPTGPAETPTPTPAPCSTTSTIITTMDTNADTVYAQILFQEKQL
- the vstm4a gene encoding V-set and transmembrane domain-containing protein 4a isoform X2, with the protein product MCVCVCACMCMHTQTQTLRHECLHACAFAPAEVCDALNVTVVPGPVAMVTERDNLTLSCRVSQRKRASGVLVLRWFFSPAGAVPPPSSSSPSPPPPPPPSPQPSPSSPSSSSEVLIVRMGIKKMKQYGNYSRRFPQPKFLLQEEPAGGEVFRLLVLNVTAGDQGVYSCRVQEIRRHRNIWRASSNGTGSTTLAVRPPQEEGSGDGMLRLVSDLYLCAVLICCLGLLSIFLFTLVLGCQHLLRRRHRLKASYLLVKCPESSSGETVTDSTCSSSSSPRAQRKESLRPPRSRARPKAAAGQMPPKAEDPPPPPPHRLPKVPEAQQKPRKPRRLKNQTRRSTPRDYYQEDSLTYAELELVRPRPEPPVAPPTGPAETPTPTPAPCSTTSTIITTMDTNADTVYAQILFQEKQL